In Pseudomonas sp. DNDY-54, a genomic segment contains:
- the flgJ gene encoding flagellar assembly peptidoglycan hydrolase FlgJ, translating into MENRLGLGRRTPDSGSYSDLNRLNQLKVGKDRDGAENVRKVAQEFESLFMNEMLKSMRSATDVLAQDNPLNSQASKQYQDMHDQQLSVTLSKEGGGIGLADVLIRQLSKDQKPDEKPNPFAQVAQTEDAKWSSNPNANTTLAKVDPARNDSQLLNQRRLALPGRLAERVQTDVAATSPQAEQAAQAGVTQPLVNVDWKPATAFAAPKDAPLTINGVEASAPSTPSKTRFSSPAEFIATMLPMAEKAAKRLGVEPRFLVAQAALETGWGKSMIKQKDGSNSHNLFGIKANGWSGESAKVTTTEYVNGKATKQVAGFRAYDSFEQSFNDYVRLLENNERYKPAIQVASVSGDSERFVNELQRAGYATDPQYANKINQIARKVQTYQTIADASTSPAMRSRG; encoded by the coding sequence ATGGAAAATCGTCTGGGACTGGGTCGTCGCACGCCTGACAGCGGTAGTTACTCCGACCTGAATCGGCTGAATCAGCTCAAGGTGGGCAAGGACCGCGACGGCGCCGAGAACGTGCGCAAGGTCGCGCAGGAATTCGAATCCTTGTTCATGAACGAGATGCTCAAGTCGATGCGCTCGGCCACTGATGTCCTGGCCCAGGACAACCCGCTCAACAGCCAGGCGAGCAAGCAGTATCAGGACATGCACGACCAACAGCTCTCGGTCACCCTGTCCAAAGAAGGCGGCGGTATTGGGCTTGCCGACGTGCTGATCCGCCAGTTGAGCAAGGATCAGAAGCCAGACGAGAAGCCCAACCCCTTTGCCCAGGTCGCGCAGACCGAGGACGCCAAGTGGTCGAGTAACCCTAATGCCAACACGACACTGGCCAAAGTGGATCCGGCTCGCAACGATTCCCAGCTGCTCAATCAGCGTCGTCTAGCGCTGCCGGGGCGCTTGGCCGAGCGCGTGCAGACGGACGTAGCGGCTACGAGCCCACAGGCCGAGCAAGCCGCTCAGGCCGGAGTGACTCAGCCGCTGGTCAATGTCGACTGGAAGCCGGCAACTGCGTTCGCCGCACCGAAGGACGCACCCTTGACCATCAACGGCGTCGAGGCAAGCGCACCGAGTACGCCGAGCAAGACGCGCTTCAGCTCTCCTGCAGAATTCATCGCGACCATGCTGCCCATGGCGGAGAAAGCTGCCAAGCGGCTTGGAGTAGAGCCACGTTTCCTAGTGGCACAGGCTGCGCTGGAAACAGGTTGGGGCAAGTCGATGATCAAGCAGAAGGACGGCAGCAACAGCCACAACCTGTTTGGTATCAAGGCGAACGGCTGGAGCGGTGAATCGGCGAAAGTCACCACGACCGAGTACGTGAACGGCAAAGCGACCAAGCAGGTGGCGGGCTTCAGGGCATACGACTCGTTCGAGCAGAGCTTCAACGATTACGTACGGCTGCTGGAGAACAACGAGCGCTACAAGCCGGCGATACAAGTGGCCAGCGTTTCCGGCGACTCCGAGCGTTTCGTCAATGAATTGCAGCGGGCCGGTTACGCGACCGATCCTCAGTACGCGAACAAGATCAACCAGATCGCTCGCAAGGTGCAGACCTATCAGACAATCGCCGACGCCAGCACGTCGCCCGCAATGCGGTCTAGAGGTTAA
- the flgK gene encoding flagellar hook-associated protein FlgK gives MADLLNIGLSGLSASKSQLSITGHNISNVNTPGYSRQDASQATRTPQFSGAGYVGSGTTLVEIRRTYSEFLTSQLRSSTSLSSDVESYKAQIDQLDSLLAGSTTGITPSLQKFFSALQTAAEDPANIPARQLVLAEAEGLARRFNTVSDRLTEQNNFTNKQMLAVTDQINRLAGSIGSLNDAIATASANGKQPNDLLDKRDEAVRQLSTYIGISVTPQDDNSFNISVGSGQPLVVGKTVSQLKVVSGQSDPNRHEIRFVSGGSEQGITSQITGGELGGLIRYRNEVLDSTMNSLGRLALAVSDQVNSQLGQGLDLKGNVGEALFGNYNEKSLGALRATPFSGNPSLSTATPADASLDITKTSQLTTSDYRLEYSGSQYTARRLSDGASINVTPNPGPPAHLRFEDEEGRDQGFTVQISGTPQAGDAFTLQPTRRGATDISAVLDQADQLAFASPVRTASELHNAGTGVIGQPDMISGPSRISIDALRELLGSTGATLTFTEPDTLTITGGGTAGFRTVDNTQTPPVSYPTSTTFKTGQTNSLVVGNSNYSLEFTISGTPKNNDKFDIAFNQSGVSDNRNALKLVDLQSKQTVGVSVDADGKTLSGASFTDGYGELVERVGTLTAQARMDSEATGAILKQATDNRDSLSAVNLDEEAANLIKFEQYYNASAQIIQVARSMFDTLISTFR, from the coding sequence ATGGCTGACCTACTGAATATTGGCCTGTCCGGCCTGAGCGCCAGCAAGAGCCAGCTCTCCATCACCGGCCATAACATCAGCAACGTCAACACGCCCGGCTATAGTCGCCAGGACGCATCCCAGGCTACCCGTACGCCCCAGTTCAGCGGCGCTGGGTACGTGGGTTCTGGTACGACGCTTGTGGAAATCCGCAGAACCTACAGCGAGTTTCTGACTAGCCAACTGCGTAGCAGTACGTCACTGAGCAGTGATGTTGAGTCCTATAAAGCTCAGATCGACCAGCTCGATTCCCTGCTGGCGGGTAGTACCACGGGGATCACGCCGTCGCTGCAGAAGTTTTTCTCTGCTCTACAAACCGCTGCGGAAGACCCGGCGAACATCCCGGCCCGGCAACTGGTGTTGGCAGAAGCGGAGGGGCTGGCCCGCCGGTTCAATACGGTATCGGACCGCTTGACTGAACAGAACAACTTCACCAACAAGCAGATGTTGGCTGTGACCGACCAAATCAATCGGCTCGCCGGTAGCATCGGTAGCCTGAACGATGCCATCGCGACAGCCTCGGCAAACGGCAAGCAGCCCAACGACTTGCTCGACAAGCGTGACGAAGCGGTACGTCAGCTATCCACGTACATCGGCATCAGCGTGACGCCGCAGGACGACAACAGTTTCAATATTTCGGTGGGCAGCGGTCAGCCACTGGTAGTTGGAAAAACTGTGAGCCAGCTGAAGGTTGTGTCAGGACAAAGCGATCCCAACCGCCACGAGATTCGCTTTGTCAGTGGTGGCTCGGAGCAGGGCATCACGTCGCAGATTACGGGCGGCGAGTTGGGTGGGCTGATTCGTTATCGCAACGAAGTGCTGGATTCGACGATGAACTCGTTGGGGCGGTTGGCGTTGGCTGTGAGTGATCAGGTCAATAGCCAGCTGGGGCAGGGATTGGATCTGAAGGGCAACGTCGGTGAGGCCCTGTTTGGTAATTACAACGAAAAGTCGCTGGGCGCTCTAAGGGCGACGCCGTTTAGTGGCAATCCGTCCTTGAGCACGGCGACTCCTGCAGATGCTTCGCTGGATATCACCAAAACCAGCCAACTGACCACTAGCGACTATCGCTTGGAATACAGTGGCAGCCAGTACACCGCTAGACGTCTCAGCGATGGTGCCAGCATAAATGTCACGCCGAACCCCGGGCCGCCTGCGCATCTTCGCTTCGAGGACGAAGAGGGTCGCGATCAGGGATTTACTGTGCAAATAAGCGGAACGCCACAAGCCGGTGACGCGTTCACGCTGCAGCCAACACGGCGGGGCGCCACGGATATCAGCGCCGTACTCGATCAGGCTGACCAGCTAGCGTTTGCGTCGCCGGTACGCACCGCAAGCGAATTACATAATGCTGGTACCGGAGTGATTGGCCAGCCGGATATGATCTCAGGCCCTTCGCGGATTAGCATTGATGCGTTGAGAGAACTACTGGGCAGCACCGGTGCGACGCTGACCTTTACTGAGCCAGACACTCTTACGATTACTGGTGGCGGCACAGCCGGATTCCGGACCGTAGATAACACCCAAACGCCGCCGGTTTCATATCCGACGAGCACAACCTTCAAGACAGGGCAGACTAATTCGTTAGTTGTGGGTAACTCGAATTACTCACTAGAGTTCACTATAAGTGGAACACCGAAGAACAACGACAAATTTGATATTGCTTTCAACCAGAGCGGCGTCTCTGATAACCGCAACGCGTTGAAGCTGGTCGATCTTCAGAGCAAACAGACCGTCGGGGTATCCGTAGACGCCGATGGAAAAACCCTATCAGGGGCTAGCTTTACCGATGGCTACGGCGAACTGGTCGAACGGGTCGGTACGCTGACAGCCCAAGCGAGAATGGACAGCGAAGCGACAGGGGCGATTCTCAAGCAGGCCACCGACAACCGCGACTCGCTGTCAGCCGTGAATCTCGATGAAGAAGCGGCCAATCTGATCAAATTTGAGCAGTACTACAATGCTTCCGCTCAGATCATTCAAGTTGCCCGCTCCATGTTCGATACATTGATCAGCACCTTCAGGTAA
- the flgL gene encoding flagellar hook-associated protein FlgL, producing MRISTLQAFNNGVAGIQRNYSNATRTQEQISTGNRILTPADDPVASVRLLQLEQQQNVLSQYNSNLTAAKNSLTQEEVTLNSVNTVLQRVRELAVQAGNGSLDPQDRKSIAAELGEREDELLSLMNTRNARGEYLFAGFQGKTQPFVRGPEGSYSYAGDEGQRKLQIASSLDIPISDNGKSIFQSVTNAGRLDSALDVSSIPAGVKATLSVSKPLVSDEVALIGAPSFPADGVEIRFEADGAFSIYALPRQTDPVSGGFTDDPLPDGINLKLDPDAKNSDQLVFRGVTLHFAGEAVGGERVVVMPGTITNVASDGTITAESVQNKQGILDTIANLRSALEDPSTASTGVRDAVAVALTNLDHGMVSVDQARGNIGARLNVIETTQTDNEDVALVNKGVQAELRELDYAEALSRLSMQTVVLEAAQQSYVKIAGLSLFNVMR from the coding sequence ATGCGCATTTCGACTCTGCAAGCATTCAATAACGGCGTAGCCGGTATTCAGCGCAACTACTCCAATGCAACCCGCACGCAGGAGCAGATCAGCACCGGTAACCGAATCCTGACGCCGGCCGACGATCCGGTTGCGTCGGTGCGTCTGTTGCAGCTTGAGCAGCAGCAGAATGTGCTGAGCCAGTACAACTCCAACCTGACGGCGGCCAAGAACAGCCTTACCCAGGAAGAGGTGACGCTGAATTCCGTCAATACGGTGCTGCAGCGTGTCCGCGAGCTGGCTGTCCAGGCCGGTAATGGTTCGCTTGATCCGCAGGATCGCAAGTCCATCGCGGCTGAGCTGGGTGAGCGCGAAGACGAGCTTCTGTCGCTCATGAACACCCGCAACGCACGTGGCGAATACTTGTTTGCAGGGTTCCAAGGCAAGACTCAGCCCTTCGTCCGGGGTCCGGAAGGGAGCTACAGCTATGCCGGAGACGAGGGGCAGCGCAAGCTGCAAATTGCTAGCTCCCTAGATATTCCCATTAGCGATAACGGCAAGTCGATTTTTCAGAGCGTGACGAACGCGGGTCGACTAGATAGCGCTCTGGATGTTTCGAGCATCCCGGCAGGTGTCAAGGCGACACTGAGTGTGTCTAAGCCGCTCGTAAGCGATGAAGTGGCGCTCATAGGGGCCCCGTCGTTTCCAGCCGATGGAGTCGAGATTCGTTTTGAGGCGGATGGCGCGTTTTCTATATACGCCTTGCCACGGCAGACGGATCCGGTGAGCGGAGGTTTCACCGATGATCCGTTGCCAGATGGCATCAATTTAAAGCTAGATCCCGACGCTAAAAATTCAGACCAGCTCGTTTTCCGGGGAGTAACGTTACATTTCGCTGGCGAGGCGGTTGGCGGTGAACGAGTAGTGGTGATGCCCGGAACAATCACTAACGTGGCCTCAGATGGCACAATTACTGCCGAGTCAGTCCAGAACAAGCAAGGCATCCTCGACACCATCGCCAACCTTCGCTCAGCCTTGGAAGACCCCTCTACCGCCAGCACAGGAGTACGCGACGCCGTTGCGGTGGCTTTGACCAACCTCGATCACGGCATGGTCAGCGTAGACCAGGCACGTGGCAATATTGGCGCTCGGCTGAACGTTATCGAAACCACACAAACCGATAATGAGGATGTTGCGCTGGTCAACAAAGGCGTCCAGGCGGAGCTGCGGGAGCTGGACTACGCCGAAGCGTTGTCTCGCTTATCCATGCAGACGGTAGTCCTCGAAGCCGCGCAACAGAGCTACGTAAAGATTGCTGGCCTGAGTCTGTTTAACGTTATGCGTTAA
- a CDS encoding ComEA family DNA-binding protein, giving the protein MIKSFLSATLLAVLASVSISSYAAKAEPVQSQQVAAAQTATINLNVADAETLTRELKGIGATKAKAIVAYREAHGPFSSVDELLEVKGIGAATLEKNRAKLSLN; this is encoded by the coding sequence ATGATCAAGTCTTTCCTCTCCGCTACACTTCTTGCCGTACTCGCCAGCGTTTCCATCAGCAGCTATGCCGCTAAAGCTGAGCCGGTTCAGTCACAACAGGTCGCGGCAGCCCAAACGGCGACGATCAATCTCAACGTGGCTGATGCCGAGACCCTGACTCGAGAGCTAAAGGGAATCGGTGCCACCAAGGCCAAAGCAATCGTTGCGTACCGAGAAGCGCACGGCCCATTTAGCTCGGTTGATGAATTACTAGAAGTGAAAGGAATCGGTGCCGCTACGCTGGAAAAGAATCGCGCCAAATTGAGCCTGAACTGA
- a CDS encoding YkvA family protein: MKAPWTFLKYLPMAQRVLARGRLPMVLLAVARKRSARGGLVKGLREDLGLLQALCVAWWRGEYRAVSRPALLAAIAGLLYFLSPMDAIPDWIPGLGFIDDLAVLGWVMRKWSGELQAFKAWKDSQSRDVQADLNRLPSPDEPMADAGQPGRNGRDT, translated from the coding sequence ATGAAAGCACCTTGGACATTTCTTAAATACCTTCCTATGGCCCAACGAGTGCTGGCTCGCGGGCGGCTGCCTATGGTGCTTCTTGCTGTGGCTCGCAAGCGTTCTGCCAGAGGCGGACTCGTCAAAGGTTTACGGGAAGATCTCGGGCTTTTGCAGGCGCTGTGTGTCGCTTGGTGGCGGGGCGAATACAGAGCGGTAAGCAGACCGGCGCTGCTCGCCGCCATCGCTGGCTTGCTGTATTTCCTTTCACCGATGGATGCTATTCCGGACTGGATTCCCGGTCTTGGTTTTATCGACGATCTCGCCGTGTTGGGCTGGGTAATGCGTAAGTGGTCGGGAGAGCTGCAAGCATTCAAGGCGTGGAAGGACAGCCAATCGCGTGATGTGCAGGCTGATTTAAACCGCTTGCCCTCGCCCGATGAGCCAATGGCCGATGCAGGCCAGCCGGGCCGCAACGGGCGTGACACCTAG
- a CDS encoding multiprotein-bridging factor 1 family protein — MSVQVIMRDGVPEYAVLPWDEYQALLNALGQRTAAPAKTVAPVALPKFSELSAMREAKGISLETLARSVGISPVYLGLIENGERDPGEAIRRSLARAMEIEGWEQEA; from the coding sequence ATGAGCGTCCAGGTCATCATGCGTGACGGTGTACCGGAGTACGCCGTGCTGCCTTGGGATGAATATCAGGCGTTATTGAATGCCCTTGGCCAGCGCACTGCAGCCCCTGCAAAAACCGTAGCTCCGGTGGCTTTACCCAAATTCAGCGAATTGTCTGCGATGCGAGAGGCCAAAGGAATCAGCCTAGAGACCTTGGCTCGTTCCGTGGGCATCAGCCCTGTCTATCTCGGCTTAATCGAAAACGGCGAACGCGATCCAGGAGAGGCCATACGGCGCTCGCTGGCGCGCGCGATGGAGATAGAAGGATGGGAGCAGGAAGCTTGA
- a CDS encoding tetratricopeptide repeat protein produces MLHKVRARLGYWVARRLMKMRWAVEQPKWWRWMEGQLSRMAAIGDPSAQSFYGHILLFRGQGYGARQEGIRLLRLAAEHGDAKAAYQMGVISLSEDAKHGPDGSQAAYWWKLAVKAGHPLAATRLSQLYTAGGHGLARDEQQAEHYRACAAKLGL; encoded by the coding sequence ATGTTGCATAAGGTTCGGGCCCGACTCGGCTATTGGGTCGCACGTAGGCTGATGAAAATGCGTTGGGCTGTCGAGCAGCCGAAGTGGTGGCGCTGGATGGAAGGCCAGTTGTCACGGATGGCCGCGATCGGTGATCCCAGCGCTCAGAGTTTTTATGGTCACATCCTGCTATTCCGGGGTCAGGGATATGGCGCAAGGCAGGAAGGCATACGGTTGCTACGCTTGGCTGCCGAGCATGGCGATGCTAAGGCTGCCTATCAGATGGGCGTCATCAGTCTCAGCGAAGATGCGAAGCATGGGCCGGACGGGAGCCAGGCGGCCTACTGGTGGAAGCTTGCAGTCAAGGCGGGACATCCTTTGGCGGCGACCCGCCTGTCTCAGCTTTACACGGCAGGAGGTCATGGATTGGCACGCGACGAGCAACAGGCTGAGCATTACAGGGCCTGTGCTGCCAAGTTGGGTTTGTAA
- a CDS encoding carboxy terminal-processing peptidase codes for MKRSLTAGCLALLLGLHANTLLAKPADGHAWDYLQPDRDQVIASLNVVELLKRHHYNKPPLNDARSAKIFDSYIEMLDPSRSYFTASDLAEFEPWRNEFDDFLRNGNLEPGFAIYKIHLERLQARLEYALSLLEKGADSFDFTIDEELLVDRENAAWPKDENELDDLWRKRVKDEVLRLKIAGKEPKAIQELLTKRYKNQLSRLEQTRGEDVFQTYINAFAQSYDPHTQYLSPDNAENFDINMSLSLEGIGAVLQSDNEFVKVVRLVPAGPAEKSKQIAPADKIVGVGQDGEEMVDVIGWRLDEVVKLIRGPKGSVVRLEVVPASNAPNDQSSKVVAITREAVKLEEQAAKKSVLNLEQHGRDYKLGIIEIPAFYLDFKALRAGDKDYKSTTRDVKKLLTELQQENVDGVVIDLRNNGGGSLQEATELTGLFIDQGPTVLVRNSDGRVDVLADEQQGAFYKGPLAVLVNRLSASASEIFAGAMQDYHRALIVGGQTFGKGTVQTVQPLNHGELKLTLAKFYRVSGQSTQHQGVIPDISYPAEVDTKEIGESALPEALPWDSIRAAISPDMNPFKPFLAELKAQHEMRTTENPDFVFTRDRLALTQELTHETTVSLNEAKRRSQQERIEKRQLALENALREAKGEEPLAKLEREDETTPHIEEKKLKPEDDAYLSETGRILLDYLGLQDAMAKNSATDR; via the coding sequence ATGAAACGATCTTTGACCGCAGGCTGTCTCGCCCTGCTACTAGGCCTCCATGCCAACACCCTCCTAGCCAAGCCTGCGGACGGGCACGCTTGGGACTACCTGCAACCCGACCGTGATCAGGTAATTGCCAGCCTCAACGTCGTCGAACTGCTCAAACGTCACCACTACAACAAGCCGCCACTCAATGACGCCCGCTCGGCGAAGATCTTCGATAGCTATATCGAAATGCTCGACCCTTCACGCAGCTATTTCACTGCGAGCGACCTGGCCGAGTTCGAGCCCTGGCGCAACGAGTTCGACGACTTCCTGAGGAACGGCAACCTCGAGCCCGGCTTCGCTATTTATAAGATTCACCTGGAGCGCCTTCAGGCCCGACTCGAGTATGCACTGAGCTTGCTTGAGAAAGGCGCTGACAGTTTTGATTTCACCATCGACGAGGAACTGCTCGTCGATCGCGAAAACGCCGCCTGGCCGAAGGACGAGAACGAGCTTGATGATCTCTGGCGCAAACGCGTCAAGGATGAGGTGCTGCGGCTGAAGATTGCGGGTAAAGAGCCCAAGGCCATTCAGGAGCTGCTCACCAAACGCTACAAAAACCAGCTGTCTCGCCTGGAGCAGACCCGTGGCGAGGACGTCTTCCAGACTTATATCAACGCCTTCGCGCAATCCTACGATCCGCACACTCAGTATTTGTCGCCTGATAATGCGGAAAATTTTGACATCAATATGAGCCTTTCCCTCGAAGGCATCGGTGCAGTACTGCAAAGCGACAATGAGTTCGTGAAGGTGGTCCGCCTGGTCCCTGCCGGCCCTGCAGAAAAGAGCAAGCAGATCGCACCAGCGGACAAGATCGTCGGTGTTGGCCAGGACGGGGAAGAAATGGTCGACGTGATCGGATGGCGCCTAGACGAGGTCGTCAAACTGATCCGCGGGCCGAAGGGATCGGTCGTGCGCCTTGAGGTCGTTCCAGCGAGCAACGCACCAAACGACCAAAGCAGCAAGGTTGTGGCAATCACACGCGAAGCGGTGAAGCTCGAAGAGCAGGCAGCGAAAAAATCAGTCCTTAATCTCGAGCAGCACGGCCGTGATTACAAGCTTGGGATCATTGAAATTCCCGCGTTTTACTTGGACTTCAAGGCCCTCCGTGCAGGCGACAAGGATTACAAAAGCACAACACGGGACGTGAAAAAGCTGTTAACCGAACTCCAGCAGGAAAACGTCGACGGGGTCGTTATCGACTTGCGCAATAACGGCGGCGGCTCACTTCAAGAAGCCACTGAGCTGACTGGTCTGTTCATTGATCAAGGACCGACGGTCCTTGTTCGCAACAGTGACGGTCGCGTCGATGTTCTTGCCGATGAACAACAAGGCGCCTTCTATAAGGGCCCGCTGGCCGTGCTGGTCAATCGTCTTTCTGCGTCAGCCTCTGAGATTTTCGCGGGCGCGATGCAGGACTACCACCGCGCGCTCATTGTGGGCGGGCAGACCTTTGGCAAAGGCACCGTGCAGACAGTCCAACCCCTCAATCACGGAGAGCTGAAGCTAACGCTCGCTAAGTTTTATCGGGTGTCCGGTCAGAGCACACAGCATCAAGGCGTTATCCCGGATATTTCCTACCCAGCCGAAGTCGATACCAAGGAAATTGGCGAAAGTGCACTGCCTGAAGCATTGCCATGGGACAGCATTCGCGCTGCGATAAGCCCGGACATGAATCCATTCAAGCCGTTCCTGGCTGAACTCAAGGCCCAGCACGAAATGCGGACCACCGAGAATCCGGATTTCGTCTTTACCCGTGACCGGCTTGCGCTTACGCAAGAGCTCACACACGAAACCACCGTCAGCCTCAACGAAGCGAAGCGTCGCTCTCAACAGGAGCGTATCGAAAAGCGCCAACTGGCATTGGAGAACGCGCTACGCGAGGCCAAGGGTGAAGAGCCACTGGCCAAACTCGAACGGGAAGACGAAACGACGCCGCACATCGAGGAGAAGAAGCTCAAGCCGGAGGATGATGCGTATCTCTCAGAGACGGGCCGAATTCTCTTGGATTACCTCGGGCTTCAGGATGCAATGGCCAAGAATAGCGCCACCGATCGGTAG
- a CDS encoding M18 family aminopeptidase, with amino-acid sequence MREELNQGLIDYLKASPTPFHATASLAKTLQSAGFRALDERETWHTEPGGRYYVTRNDSAIIAFQLGSKALIEHGMRLVGAHTDSPCLRVKPQPELQRQGFWQLGVEVYGGALLAPWFDRDLSLAGRVTYSRDGRIESQLIDFKLPIATIPNLAIHLNRDANQGWPINPQNELPPILAQIGSEDRPDFRALLADQLSREHGLVADVVLDFELSFYDTQSAAVIGLNGDFIAGARLDNLLSCFAGLQALLRAGSEETCVLVCTDHEEVGSASMCGADGPFLEQVLRRILPEGEAFQRSINRSLLISADNAHAVHPNYADKHDGNHGPKLNAGPVIKVNSNQRYATSSETAGFFRHLCLENEVSVQSFVTRSDMGCGSTIGPITASQLGVRTVDIGLPTFGMHSIRELAGSQDLAHLVKVLSAFYSSPELP; translated from the coding sequence ATGCGCGAAGAACTTAACCAGGGTCTTATCGATTACCTCAAGGCCTCCCCTACCCCGTTCCATGCCACCGCCAGCCTCGCCAAAACCCTGCAGTCCGCTGGTTTCAGAGCGCTGGATGAGCGAGAGACATGGCATACAGAACCTGGCGGCCGCTACTACGTCACGCGGAACGACTCTGCGATCATCGCCTTCCAGCTCGGCAGCAAAGCGCTGATCGAACATGGCATGCGTCTGGTCGGCGCCCACACCGACAGCCCATGCCTGCGAGTGAAACCTCAGCCGGAGCTCCAGCGTCAGGGCTTCTGGCAACTCGGCGTAGAAGTTTACGGTGGTGCACTCCTAGCGCCCTGGTTCGACCGAGATCTCTCTCTAGCGGGTCGCGTGACCTATAGCCGTGACGGTCGCATTGAGAGCCAGCTAATCGATTTCAAACTGCCGATCGCGACGATACCCAACCTCGCGATCCACCTCAACCGGGACGCCAACCAGGGCTGGCCAATCAATCCGCAAAACGAACTGCCGCCTATTCTGGCCCAGATCGGGAGCGAGGACAGACCGGATTTCCGTGCCTTGCTAGCTGATCAGCTCAGCCGCGAACATGGGCTAGTAGCCGACGTAGTGCTGGATTTCGAACTGAGCTTCTACGACACCCAGAGCGCGGCCGTCATCGGCCTGAATGGCGACTTTATCGCCGGGGCACGGCTGGACAACCTGCTGTCGTGTTTCGCCGGGCTACAAGCGTTGCTGCGTGCCGGCTCGGAGGAAACGTGCGTACTGGTCTGCACCGATCATGAGGAGGTCGGCTCCGCCTCAATGTGCGGTGCGGACGGACCATTTCTCGAGCAGGTTTTACGCCGCATCCTGCCCGAAGGCGAAGCCTTCCAACGCAGCATCAACCGTTCACTACTGATCTCAGCCGATAACGCACATGCGGTGCATCCCAACTATGCCGACAAGCACGACGGCAATCACGGCCCGAAACTCAATGCCGGCCCGGTGATCAAGGTGAACAGCAATCAGCGATACGCCACCAGCAGCGAAACCGCCGGTTTCTTCCGTCATTTGTGCCTCGAAAATGAAGTGTCAGTGCAGAGCTTCGTGACTCGAAGCGACATGGGCTGCGGCTCGACCATCGGCCCGATCACGGCCAGCCAGCTGGGCGTGCGGACCGTGGACATCGGTCTGCCGACCTTTGGCATGCATTCGATTCGAGAACTCGCTGGCAGCCAGGACCTGGCTCATTTGGTCAAGGTGCTGAGCGCGTTCTACTCAAGCCCCGAGCTGCCCTGA